ACCAGTTCTCGGCAGAAGGAGAAAGCAGGCGAAGATCCAAATTCTGAACGAGAGGGTCATGCGTCGCTATATACGGGGCGAAAATCGCCGCCAAGATGAACAGCGCGGCGATGGCAAAGCCTATGTACCCAAGTCTTGTCATTTACGATAGACGAATTCGAGGATCGAGTTTTCGATAAACGAGATCGGTCAGCGTGTTGGCAAAAATGTAAGTAACGCTTATGACCAGAACGCATCCCTGCACAAGGCGGTAGTCTCGCTTGCTGATGCCCTCATCCAAGAGCAATAACCCGAGGCCCTGCCAGCTGAATATCTTTTCCGTAACGATAGCTCCCGCAAGCAATACGCCAAGCTGCAGGCCGAGAATAGTGACAACCGGTATCAATCCGTTCTTCAGCACGTGTTTTAACAGGACGACCCTTTCGCTGACGCCTTTAGCACGAGCGGTCCTGACATAATCCTCGCCAAGTTCTTCGATCACGCTTGAGCGGATCATTCGCGTCAATATGGCGGACAAAGCAGCGCCGAGTGTTACCGCGGGCAGTATTATGTCCTCCGGATAAAGGCTGCCGGTCGGCGAAAACCAGCCAAGTTTAACCGCAAAGATGTAGACCAGAAACGGCCCGACAACAAAGGTGGGAACGGATATGCCTAACAGAGCAATTACGGAGGCGGCGTTGTCGATCAGGGAATTCTTATTCGCACCGGCGAGCACCCCCAGCGGCAAAGCGATCCCGATGGCGACAAGAAGCGCCGCGACAGCCAGCTTTATGGTCGCCGGATATCTTTCAAGTATCATGTCCAGAACGGGCCGATCCGTTCTGAATGACCGCCCAAGGTCAC
This sequence is a window from Acidobacteriota bacterium. Protein-coding genes within it:
- a CDS encoding ABC transporter permease; the encoded protein is MRHRILNIVGRLGLMLLVIWTVVSLVTLLIEFVPGDPANVILGETATVEQLNNFRQKHGLDKPAFFFSFDGETGFEWHGTENRYYDYFSGLLRGDLGRSFRTDRPVLDMILERYPATIKLAVAALLVAIGIALPLGVLAGANKNSLIDNAASVIALLGISVPTFVVGPFLVYIFAVKLGWFSPTGSLYPEDIILPAVTLGAALSAILTRMIRSSVIEELGEDYVRTARAKGVSERVVLLKHVLKNGLIPVVTILGLQLGVLLAGAIVTEKIFSWQGLGLLLLDEGISKRDYRLVQGCVLVISVTYIFANTLTDLVYRKLDPRIRLS